Proteins encoded by one window of Musa acuminata AAA Group cultivar baxijiao chromosome BXJ2-9, Cavendish_Baxijiao_AAA, whole genome shotgun sequence:
- the LOC135623264 gene encoding uncharacterized protein LOC135623264 — translation MESVTVETSDGVTLHTRLFKPSDSPISDLVVVLVHPYTVLGGFQGLLRGIATGLAERGYRAVTFDMRGAGRSSGRASLFGSAEIQDVIAVCKWVSDTLSPRGIVLVGSSAGAPVAGSAVDKIDQVVGYVSIGYPFGLMASILFGRHHEAILKSEKPKLFIMGTKDGFTSVKQLQNKLKSAAGKVDIHLIEGVGHFQMEGPAFDTQMVGFISTFAQSLQG, via the exons ATGGAGTCGGTGACGGTCGAGACCAGCGACGGCGTCACGCTGCACACGCGGCTCTTTAAGCCGTCGGACTCCCCCATCAGCGACCTCGTCGTCGTCCTCGTGCACCCCTACACCGTCCTTGGAGGCTTCCAGGGCCTCCTCCGGGGGATCGCCACCGGGCTCGCCGAAAGGGGATACCGGGCCGTCACCTTCGACATGAGGGGCGCTGGCCGCTCCTCCGGCCGGGCATCTCTCTTCGGCTCCGCTGAGATCCAGGACGTCATCGCCGTCTGCAAGTGGGTCTCCGATACCCTCTCCCCTCGCGGCATCGTCTTGGTCGGCTCCTCCGCAG GTGCCCCAGTTGCTGGCTCAGCCGTAGATAAAATAGACCAAGTTGTTGGTTATGTGAGTATAGGCTATCCTTTTGGGTTGATGGCTTCCATCCTTTTCGGGAGGCATCATGAAGCGATCCTGAAGTCGGAGAAACCGAAGCTATTTATCATGGGAACAAAAGATGGGTTCACAAGCGTAAAGCAGCTTCAAAATAAGCTTAAATCTGCTGCTGGCAAAGTTGATATCCACCTGATCGAAGGAGTTGGTCATTTTCAGATGGAGGGGCCTGCTTTTGATACTCAGATGGTTGGTTTCATATCCACATTTGCTCAGTCCCTGCAGGGATAG
- the LOC135584412 gene encoding uncharacterized protein LOC135584412, which translates to MNESLTRRHRGPETDLRLTDGGRKKRRPTRIHCGGNGAVIPADDEMARSGDPDERDIWGTWEELLLACAVNRHGTRRWDSVSMEIQSRTTASHHVTAQGCRQRFRDLQRRFGAGGDNDGSDADPDPPADVPWLEELRKLRVAELRCELERCDLSIGSLQLKVKRLKEDRERSLRDGESGEGKPDRDAKEEGGSPKSTPGSLAGDPISSGGASGPSCEQSNSTDPKQKSGEDLWETEKEAADPSTGGNEKMDEGSYNGSTGSPAAEAAARSHAMGESGESIAESKGGGGEGEESSDVQSSASLSRRRRKKVMRDGGGEEPEAEDASILNKRAAAESLPLVSLLQIIRSDKYGSVFERRLESQDCVRYRSLIRHHVDLEMVRAKLDRVESGCSYATVEFARDMLLLCTNAIVFYAKGSPEAVAAFSLRRLLAKEMASVFRRPKEPTLPPPPPSAPQSEPTASKPKLEPDLAVALLEKPMSPTPSIVCRKRSSISTKPAVAVVKEERDEKADPGRKELDNEEKSLQTKTTNEKTGPTGTTRGLRTNKFRGGNGGGGPAAKKPNLAPAPTLKSKSLENVPTVEEAVKPDKKNCGGGGAGTGTGTAPASSAKKQSATSFLNRMKRSSNGKLMEMLKTSSSSGGGNAKGMEQKDAKGDDRKDQRPRRGTGGRGGPRKRAAETSGGSAKRSVGRPPKRAAAPPPPPAKRAREAAEATSRTSASAPRKRGRR; encoded by the exons ATGAACGAAAGCCTAACAAGGAGACATAGGGGACCCGAAACGGACCTAAGACTAACAGACGGAGGGAGAAAGAAGCGAAGGCCTACTAGGATTCATTGCGGTGGCAACGGCGCAGTGATCCCGGCGGACGATGAGATGGCGAGGTCCGGCGATCCGGACGAAAGGGATATATGGGGGACGTGGGAGGAGCTGCTCCTCGCCTGCGCCGTCAACCGCCATGGCACCCGGCGCTGGGACTCCGTCTCCATGGAGATCCAGTCCCGCACCACCGCCTCCCACCACGTCACCGCCCAGGGCTGCCGCCAGCGCTTCCGTGACCTCCAGCGCCGCTTCGGCGCCGGCGGAGACAACGACGGCAGCGACGCCGATCCTGATCCGCCGGCAGACGTCCCCTGGCTCGAGGAGCTCCGCAAGCTCCGTGTCGCCGAGCTCCGCTGTGAGCTCGAGCGTTGTGATCTATCGATCGG ATCTTTGCAATTGAAGGTCAAGAGGCTTAAAGAGGATCGCGAACGAAGCCTCCGGGATGGGGAATCCGGCGAGGGAAAACCGGATAGGGACGCGAAAGAGGAGGGCGGATCGCCGAAATCTACGCCGGGAAGCCTTGCCGGAGACCCGATCTCATCTGGCGGTGCCTCTGGTCCCTCGTGCGAGCAGTCCAACTCGACCGATCCGAAGCAGAAATCCGGCGAGGACCTTTGGGAAACAGAGAAGGAGGCCGCTGATCCTTCCACTGGGGGAAACGAGAAGATGGATGAGGGATCTTACAACGGCAGCACGGGGAGCCCCGCGGCGGAAGCGGCTGCCCGGTCGCATGCGATGGGCGAGTCGGGCGAGTCCATCGCCGAGTCGAAGGGCGGCGGCGGGGAAGGGGAGGAGAGCAGCGACGTGCAAAGCTCGGCGAGCCTCTCGCGGAGGCGACGGAAGAAGGTGATGCGTGACGGGGGTGGGGAGGAGCCGGAGGCGGAGGACGCGTCGATTCTGAACAAGCGGGCGGCCGCGGAATCGCTGCCGTTGGTTTCCTTGCTCCAGATTATCCGGTCGGACAAATACGGGTCCGTCTTCGAGCGCCGGCTCGAGAGTCAG GATTGCGTTAGATATCGGAGCCTCATACGGCACCACGTGGACCTGGAGATGGTGCGGGCCAAGCTGGATCGAGTGGAATCGGGTTGCTCGTATGCGACAGTTGAGTTCGCCCGGGACATGCTGCTCCTCTGCACCAACGCCATCGTCTTCTACGCCAAAGGCTCCCCCGAGGCTGTCGCTGCCTTCAGTCTTCGCCGGCTATTGGCCAAGGAGATGGCTTCCGTCTTCCGTAGACCGAAGGAACCGACGCTGCCGCCTCCCCCGCCGTCTGCTCCTCAGTCTGAACCCACCGCCTCGAAGCCCAAGCTGGAACCTGATCTCGCCGTTGCCCTCCTCGAGAAACCAATGTCCCCGACGCCGTCGATCGTGTGCCGCAAGCGAAGCTCCATCTCGACCAAGCCAGCTGTGGCAGTAGTCAAGGAAGAGAGGGACGAGAAGGCCGATCCTGGGAGGAAGGAATTGGACAACGAGGAGAAGAGCCTTCAGACAAAGACTACCAATGAAAAGACCGGGCCCACTGGGACGACGAGAGGCTTGCGGACCAATAAGTTTCGCGGTGGCAACGGGGGAGGAGGTCCGGCCGCCAAGAAGCCCAACCTTGCTCCCGCTCCGACCCTGAAGTCCAAATCTCTGGAGAATGTGCCCACTGTCGAGGAGGCGGTGAAACCGGATAAGAAGAACtgcggcggtggtggcgcgggCACTGGCACTGGCACTGCCCCAGCTTCTTCGGCGAAAAAGCAAAGTGCAACCAGCTTCTTGAACCGGATGAAGCGAAGCTCCAACGGGAAGCTGATGGAAATGCTGAAGACTTCCTCATCCTCCGGAGGCGGCAATGCAAAGGGGATGGAGCAGAAGGACGCAAAAGGCGACGACCGGAAGGACCAGAGGCCCCGTCGAGGGACCGGCGGTAGAGGCGGTCCCAGGAAGAGGGCGGCGGAGACGAGCGGCGGTTCAGCGAAGAGGAGCGTGGGAAGGCCGCCGAAGAGGGCGGCGGCTCCGCCTCCCCCTCCGGCCAAGAGGGCGAGGGAAGCGGCGGAGGCCACTTCGAGGACATCGGCGTCGGCTCCGAGGAAGCGAGGGCGGAGGTGA